The following coding sequences lie in one Peribacillus frigoritolerans genomic window:
- a CDS encoding amino acid ABC transporter substrate-binding protein — protein sequence MKKMVALLSLLLAFTVVLTACGTDTKNEANDTGNKSSSQESLYDKVKKDGVLTVGTEGTYPPFTFHDDSDKLTGFDVEIAQEVAKRLGVKAEFKETQWDGMFAGLDAKRFDMIANQVGIDEDRQKKYDFSDPYIQSGAVLLVHKDNTDIKSFDDLKGKTSAQSLTSNYNDLAKSHGAEVTGIEGFSQSVQLIGSKRVDATINDKLSYLDYKKQHPDAPIKVADEEESGVASGLMFRKDSGKLVEEVNKALKAMQDDGTYAKISDKWFGEDVSPK from the coding sequence ATTGTTAGCTTTCACGGTTGTACTTACCGCTTGTGGTACCGATACAAAAAATGAGGCAAACGATACCGGCAATAAATCTTCTTCACAAGAAAGTCTATATGATAAAGTCAAAAAAGATGGCGTATTAACTGTTGGAACAGAAGGTACATACCCTCCTTTCACATTCCACGATGATTCAGATAAACTAACGGGGTTTGATGTTGAAATTGCTCAAGAAGTGGCAAAACGCCTTGGAGTAAAAGCTGAATTCAAGGAAACACAATGGGACGGCATGTTTGCAGGCTTGGATGCAAAACGTTTTGATATGATCGCAAACCAAGTGGGCATCGATGAAGACCGTCAAAAGAAATATGATTTCTCTGACCCATATATTCAATCAGGAGCGGTATTACTGGTACACAAAGATAATACGGATATTAAATCCTTCGATGATTTAAAAGGCAAGACCTCTGCACAATCATTAACGAGTAACTACAATGATCTAGCCAAATCACATGGTGCTGAAGTTACAGGTATTGAAGGATTTTCTCAATCCGTACAGCTTATTGGTTCTAAACGTGTAGATGCGACGATCAATGACAAATTATCGTACCTTGATTATAAAAAGCAACACCCGGATGCACCTATCAAAGTGGCTGATGAGGAAGAAAGCGGAGTCGCAAGTGGTTTAATGTTCAGAAAAGACAGCGGCAAATTAGTGGAAGAAGTAAACAAAGCACTTAAAGCAATGCAAGACGACGGCACGTACGCGAAAATCTCGGATAAATGGTTTGGTGAAGATGTTTCTCCTAAGTAA
- a CDS encoding amino acid ABC transporter ATP-binding protein: MINIKNLHKSFGDLEVLKGIDLEVEQGKVIVLIGPSGSGKTTFLRCLNLLEVPTDGTIEIDATEMDFKKPVRKNSITSFRSLTGMVFQSYNLFPHKTALENVMEGPIIVKNIAKQQAKETAAALLTKVGLGEKIDFYPFQLSGGQQQRVGIARALAMEPKVMLFDEPTSALDPELVGDVLQVMKDLAKDEGMTMIVVTHEMRFAREVADEVIFMDEGKIMERGTPEQIFTNPKEARTRKFLNMIQ, translated from the coding sequence ATGATCAACATTAAGAATCTTCATAAATCGTTTGGTGACCTTGAAGTATTAAAGGGCATCGATTTGGAAGTGGAGCAAGGTAAAGTCATTGTATTGATCGGTCCTTCGGGTTCAGGTAAAACAACCTTTCTTCGGTGTTTGAATCTCCTTGAGGTGCCAACGGACGGGACGATTGAAATCGATGCAACGGAAATGGACTTCAAAAAACCCGTTAGAAAAAATTCGATTACATCTTTTCGCAGTTTGACAGGGATGGTTTTCCAAAGCTATAACCTCTTCCCCCACAAAACAGCATTGGAAAATGTAATGGAAGGACCCATCATTGTAAAAAACATAGCCAAACAGCAAGCGAAGGAAACGGCTGCTGCCCTGCTTACAAAGGTGGGCTTAGGTGAAAAAATCGATTTTTATCCGTTTCAATTGTCCGGCGGACAGCAACAACGGGTCGGAATTGCAAGGGCACTGGCCATGGAGCCTAAGGTCATGCTATTCGATGAACCCACTTCCGCTTTGGATCCCGAACTAGTTGGAGACGTCCTGCAGGTCATGAAAGACCTGGCGAAAGATGAAGGCATGACAATGATCGTGGTAACCCATGAAATGCGTTTCGCCCGTGAAGTCGCCGATGAAGTCATTTTCATGGATGAAGGAAAAATAATGGAGCGGGGAACACCCGAGCAGATTTTCACCAACCCTAAAGAAGCGCGCACACGAAAATTCCTCAATATGATTCAATAA
- a CDS encoding response regulator transcription factor, translating to MSNDQWILIIDDEEDLARLMETVLHKEGIPNIVTAGTIADGWAKFQKFDPSLVLLDIMLPDGEGYDLCKQIREVSNVPILFLSAKDEEIDKLLGLAIGGDDYITKPFSPKEVAYRVKAQLRRAGFSEEKAAPKKFQVGPFELSANENELKKDGKTLELTAKEIGLMSCFIHHPNQILSKETLFEHVWGDDYFGSDNTVMVHIHRLREKIEADPSNPSFLITVKGLGYKLQTKGETR from the coding sequence ATGTCTAATGATCAGTGGATTTTAATTATTGACGATGAAGAAGATTTGGCACGTCTCATGGAGACGGTTTTACATAAAGAAGGTATCCCGAATATTGTTACGGCGGGGACGATTGCGGATGGGTGGGCAAAGTTTCAAAAGTTCGATCCATCACTAGTCTTGCTAGATATTATGCTGCCAGATGGTGAAGGCTATGATTTATGCAAGCAAATTCGGGAAGTGTCGAATGTGCCCATTTTATTTTTGTCGGCAAAGGATGAGGAAATTGATAAGCTTTTAGGGTTGGCGATTGGCGGGGATGATTATATTACCAAGCCATTCAGTCCGAAGGAAGTTGCATATCGGGTAAAGGCGCAGCTGAGGCGTGCGGGCTTTTCAGAGGAAAAAGCTGCTCCAAAAAAATTTCAAGTTGGTCCTTTTGAGCTTAGTGCAAATGAAAATGAATTGAAAAAGGATGGCAAAACGCTAGAGCTCACAGCTAAAGAAATCGGACTGATGAGCTGTTTTATCCATCACCCAAATCAGATTTTGAGCAAGGAAACTTTATTTGAACATGTGTGGGGCGATGATTACTTTGGCTCTGATAATACAGTGATGGTTCATATTCACCGTTTACGCGAAAAAATCGAGGCAGATCCTTCAAATCCTTCTTTTTTAATAACCGTTAAAGGACTTGGTTATAAATTACAAACAAAGGGTGAAACAAGATGA
- a CDS encoding MFS transporter translates to METKKVLPVLFLVMFLVMVGFGIIIPVIPFLAEKVGGSPTELGLLMAVYSLMQLFFAPIWGRISDRIGRKPVMIIGIAGLALSFFITASADSLWVLFVARIIGGILSSANMPTAMAYVADITTPEDRGKGMGIIGAATGLGFIFGPAIGGVFSKSSLNLPFYIAGISSLITLFLVIAMLKESHTVEKRTQQSKNKESMWKAFSGPLKTMFFLQLIVTLSMAGLETTFAYFAAKKADISLVQLGYIFMIMGFGSAIVQGGLVGRMTKKYGEGAVIRMGIIVSAVGFILILFSSGFWTSAVFLTIFGVGNGFIRPAISALLTKSSMTGHGSVTGLLSSFDSFGRIAGPPIGGWLFSISIDLPFISGAILSVFALILFQLYHARTHTKQVHASH, encoded by the coding sequence ATGGAAACAAAAAAGGTGTTACCCGTACTTTTTTTAGTGATGTTTTTAGTCATGGTCGGATTTGGGATCATCATTCCCGTCATTCCATTCCTTGCTGAAAAGGTTGGTGGCAGTCCTACAGAGCTTGGCCTTTTAATGGCTGTTTATTCACTGATGCAATTATTTTTTGCCCCGATATGGGGACGTATATCAGACCGGATAGGACGTAAGCCTGTCATGATAATCGGGATTGCTGGCTTGGCTCTGTCGTTTTTTATCACGGCTTCGGCAGATTCCTTATGGGTATTATTTGTAGCAAGGATCATTGGCGGGATTTTGTCATCGGCAAACATGCCAACCGCAATGGCGTATGTGGCTGACATCACGACGCCGGAAGATCGGGGAAAAGGGATGGGAATCATCGGGGCAGCTACAGGGCTTGGTTTCATCTTTGGTCCGGCGATTGGCGGGGTATTTTCCAAATCAAGTTTGAATTTACCTTTTTACATTGCTGGAATTTCCTCTTTGATTACTTTATTCTTAGTGATTGCGATGCTGAAGGAATCACATACAGTTGAAAAGAGGACCCAGCAGTCAAAAAATAAAGAGTCCATGTGGAAAGCCTTTAGTGGGCCTCTTAAAACCATGTTCTTTCTGCAATTGATCGTCACTCTTTCAATGGCAGGACTCGAAACGACTTTTGCTTATTTTGCAGCCAAAAAGGCTGATATAAGTCTTGTACAATTAGGCTATATCTTTATGATCATGGGGTTTGGGAGTGCGATCGTTCAAGGTGGATTAGTGGGTAGGATGACAAAGAAATATGGGGAAGGCGCGGTCATCCGAATGGGAATCATCGTCTCGGCAGTTGGTTTCATTCTCATCCTGTTTTCTTCCGGGTTCTGGACATCGGCGGTCTTCCTGACGATTTTCGGAGTGGGGAATGGGTTCATCCGGCCGGCAATTTCGGCACTGCTTACCAAAAGTTCCATGACGGGCCATGGCAGTGTCACGGGACTGCTATCTTCCTTCGACTCGTTCGGCAGGATTGCGGGTCCTCCGATCGGCGGTTGGTTATTTTCGATTTCTATTGATTTACCATTTATATCGGGTGCCATCCTTTCCGTTTTTGCTTTGATTCTTTTTCAGTTATACCATGCACGGACACATACTAAACAGGTCCATGCATCTCATTAA
- a CDS encoding amino acid ABC transporter permease yields the protein MFLLSNIFTDPERMNQLVSIAQTSLYPMIEGAIQYTIPLTLITFVLGLILAVLTALARLSSIRILQIIARVYVSIIRGTPLLVQLFIIFYGLPNLDVTINPFISAIIGFSLNVGAYASEIIRAAILSIPKGQWEAGYSIGMTYTQALKRIILPQAARVSIPPLSNTFISLLKDTSLASLILVTELFRKAQEIAAKNYEFLLLYMEAAALYWILCTILSFIQGSLEDRLNRYVAK from the coding sequence ATGTTTCTCCTAAGTAACATTTTCACCGACCCCGAGCGCATGAACCAGCTTGTTTCCATCGCTCAAACCTCCCTCTATCCTATGATAGAGGGAGCTATTCAATATACGATTCCACTAACATTGATCACATTCGTTCTCGGCCTTATTCTTGCTGTACTCACAGCATTGGCTAGATTATCTTCCATAAGGATTCTTCAAATAATTGCGCGTGTATATGTGTCAATCATCCGCGGGACACCTTTACTTGTGCAATTATTTATCATTTTCTATGGACTTCCAAATTTAGATGTTACCATCAATCCTTTCATATCGGCTATTATAGGATTCTCTTTAAATGTGGGAGCATACGCTTCGGAAATTATCCGGGCAGCCATTTTATCCATACCAAAAGGGCAATGGGAAGCAGGCTATTCAATCGGGATGACATATACCCAAGCTTTAAAGCGCATCATTTTGCCTCAAGCTGCGCGGGTATCCATTCCCCCATTATCCAATACGTTCATTAGCCTTTTAAAAGATACATCGCTTGCCTCACTTATTCTTGTAACGGAATTATTCCGTAAAGCTCAAGAAATCGCTGCAAAAAACTATGAATTTCTACTACTTTACATGGAAGCAGCTGCTTTATATTGGATTTTGTGTACGATTCTATCTTTCATTCAAGGAAGTTTAGAGGACAGACTTAATCGTTATGTAGCAAAATAA